The window AAAATTACCCAATTCAGTTCAATTTTCATGTATTAGAGAAAAGCATATGGAAATAAATATCAATAACATTTATTGGAGCTTATCACAAAGTGGACCTTGGACCCTATATCAAAGCTCTAAAGATACTTCTTATGATTATAACTTCTTTGCTAAAGGACAAAAATGGAATGTAGCAACCATATCTGTTAAAAACTTTACTAACAATACTATCAAAGAAATTGCCTATAAAAAATAATATTTTTTCGACTTATATATAAAACAGAAGGCTATCTCAAAAGGGTAGCCTTTTTTTATATCATTTATCCACCATAAGTATGGACACTCTGATTAGCAATAGGCATGTAATTGATTCCAAACCAACAAATCAACAAAAGAATAAAAGCCACTATCAATATTTTTGCAGCCGACGAATATGCTGGTCTATATGCTAAACGATAATGCATATATAACAAATATATCATCCAAGTTATAAGCGCCCATATTTCTTTAGGGTCCCATGTCCAATAATGCCCCCAAGCTTGTTTTGCCCATATTGCTCCAAATAATAAACCCATAGTTAAAAAAGCAAAACCTGTATATATCAATCTATCGGTTGTTAATAACCATTCTTCCCATTTTTTAACTTTAACATATAATAATTGATGTAACGACAATAAGGTTGCCATACCAAAAATAGCATATGAAAAAATATAGACAATAACATGAGGTGCAAACCAAACACTCTGTAAAGCAGGCATAAGTTCTTTTGAAAAATTTTCAGGATGTAAAACATTAATAACTAAAAAAACAACTGCCATTAAACATCCATAAGGCACAATCCATCGCCATTGACTTTTAAAATAAAGAACCAATGTCAA of the Bacteroidales bacterium genome contains:
- the ccsA gene encoding cytochrome c biogenesis protein CcsA yields the protein MIAYFNYIVILGITFLLSSSFLILFDSKKVIKKFIYSLLGAYTLIFLIFILLLWNELERIPLRTLGETRLWYAFFIPMLTLVLYFKSQWRWIVPYGCLMAVVFLVINVLHPENFSKELMPALQSVWFAPHVIVYIFSYAIFGMATLLSLHQLLYVKVKKWEEWLLTTDRLIYTGFAFLTMGLLFGAIWAKQAWGHYWTWDPKEIWALITWMIYLLYMHYRLAYRPAYSSAAKILIVAFILLLICWFGINYMPIANQSVHTYGG